The proteins below come from a single Thermopolyspora flexuosa genomic window:
- a CDS encoding response regulator transcription factor, producing MAGVLLIEDDVAIRTALTRGLRERGHAVSSSGTAMDGLRQALAERPDLIVLDLGLPDLDGAEVLRMLRAVSRTPVIVATARDQESDIVRLLDAGADDYVVKPFSAAQLDARIRAVLRRLGESRTDDVIVVGELRLDPRAREATLAGAPLDLSPREFDLLHYLAVRQGEVVTKRELLVEVWHVPYGGADKTVDVHLSWLRRKLGETAQEPRYLQTVRGVGVKLVAPS from the coding sequence ATGGCCGGGGTTCTGCTCATCGAGGACGACGTCGCGATCCGCACCGCGCTCACCCGCGGACTGCGCGAACGCGGCCACGCCGTGTCCTCCTCCGGCACGGCGATGGACGGGCTGCGCCAGGCCCTCGCCGAACGCCCCGACCTGATCGTGCTCGACCTGGGGCTGCCCGACCTCGACGGCGCCGAGGTGCTCCGCATGCTCCGCGCGGTGAGCCGCACGCCGGTGATCGTGGCCACCGCGCGCGACCAGGAGTCCGACATCGTGCGGCTGCTCGACGCCGGCGCCGACGACTACGTGGTCAAGCCGTTCAGCGCGGCCCAGCTCGACGCCCGCATCCGGGCCGTGCTGCGCCGCCTCGGCGAGAGCCGTACCGACGACGTGATCGTCGTGGGCGAGCTGCGGCTCGACCCGCGCGCCCGGGAGGCGACCCTCGCGGGCGCCCCGCTCGACCTGAGCCCGCGCGAGTTCGACCTGCTGCACTACCTCGCGGTACGGCAGGGCGAGGTGGTGACCAAGCGCGAGCTGCTCGTCGAGGTGTGGCACGTGCCGTACGGCGGGGCCGACAAGACCGTGGACGTGCACCTGTCCTGGCTGCGCCGCAAGCTCGGCGAGACCGCCCAGGAGCCGCGCTACCTGCAGACGGTGCGCGGCGTCGGCGTGAAGCTGGTCGCCCCGTCATGA
- a CDS encoding sensor histidine kinase produces the protein MRRWLALLVAATTSLVLVALLVPLALLIRTAAENAATGEATRTAESVAVAVAVEDEQALELTVERASATGYPITVFLPGGRTLGVPAPRSAAVRLAARGRSVTAEAPGGREILVAVQGLPEGTAVVRVFLSDAALTRGVAEAWLGMLLLGLALVGLGILVADRLARAVIRPVTALAQVSHRLAAGDLSARAEPGGPPEVRSVATALNHLADRIDELLAEERETVADISHRLRTPLTALRLEAESLRDPEEAARVEARVDALERAVSAVITDVRRRRRERGSCDAATVVADRVAFWSVLAEDQGRAVTVDLAPAPQPVAVGADDLAACVDALLGNVFAHTAEGTPFTVRLAPTPSGVELTIADAGPGFPPDLVHGALRRGHSGAGSTGLGLDIARRTAESAGGALRLAAAPGGGAQVTLLLPSPAPGDG, from the coding sequence ATGAGGCGCTGGCTGGCGCTGCTGGTGGCGGCGACGACCTCGCTCGTGCTGGTCGCGCTGCTCGTCCCGCTCGCGCTGCTGATCCGCACCGCCGCGGAGAACGCCGCGACCGGCGAGGCGACCCGCACCGCCGAGTCGGTGGCCGTCGCCGTGGCCGTCGAGGACGAGCAGGCCCTGGAGCTCACCGTGGAGCGGGCCTCGGCCACCGGGTACCCGATCACGGTCTTCCTCCCGGGCGGCCGTACCCTCGGCGTCCCCGCGCCGCGTTCCGCCGCGGTACGGCTCGCCGCGCGCGGCCGCAGCGTCACCGCCGAGGCGCCGGGCGGCCGGGAGATCCTCGTCGCCGTGCAGGGCCTGCCCGAGGGCACGGCCGTGGTCCGCGTGTTCCTGAGCGACGCGGCGCTCACCCGCGGCGTCGCCGAGGCGTGGCTCGGCATGCTCCTGCTCGGCCTCGCCCTGGTCGGCCTCGGCATCCTCGTCGCCGACCGGCTGGCCCGCGCCGTGATCCGCCCGGTCACCGCCCTCGCCCAGGTGTCGCACCGGCTGGCCGCGGGCGACCTGTCCGCGCGGGCCGAGCCGGGCGGCCCGCCCGAGGTGCGCTCGGTCGCGACGGCCCTCAACCACCTGGCCGACCGCATCGACGAGCTGCTCGCCGAGGAACGCGAGACCGTCGCCGACATCTCCCACCGGCTGCGCACCCCGCTCACCGCGCTGCGCCTGGAGGCCGAGTCGCTGCGCGATCCCGAGGAGGCGGCCCGGGTCGAGGCCCGGGTCGACGCGCTGGAACGCGCGGTCTCCGCGGTCATCACCGACGTGCGCCGCCGCAGGCGGGAGCGGGGGTCCTGCGACGCCGCCACGGTGGTGGCCGACCGGGTCGCGTTCTGGTCGGTCCTCGCCGAGGACCAGGGCCGGGCCGTCACCGTGGACCTCGCCCCCGCCCCGCAGCCGGTCGCGGTGGGCGCCGACGACCTCGCCGCCTGCGTGGACGCGCTGCTCGGCAACGTGTTCGCGCACACCGCCGAGGGCACGCCGTTCACGGTACGGCTCGCGCCCACCCCGTCGGGCGTCGAGCTCACCATCGCCGACGCCGGGCCCGGCTTCCCGCCGGACCTTGTGCACGGCGCGCTGCGGCGCGGCCACAGCGGGGCGGGCTCCACCGGGCTCGGCCTCGACATCGCCCGCCGTACCGCCGAGTCCGCGGGCGGCGCCCTCCGCCTCGCCGCGGCGCCGGGCGGCGGTGCCCAGGTCACCCTCCTGCTGCCCTCCCCCGCCCCCGGGGACGGGTGA
- a CDS encoding mechanosensitive ion channel family protein, with protein MTRPADIMSFTFASACLVCGVVLGILLRALFGRLAQRAASTTSQWDDLWWNMLRQIALPATAITGAWWATNILRLEEPVRGFVERVLLAAIVLTVSFTIAQFAANMVRSVALSRSGVARSASIFVLLTRGTIVGVGVMVLLQSIGISVAPLLTALGVGGLAVALALQETLRNLFAGIQILASKKVQPGDFVRLDTGEEGYVDDINWRNTTVRQLSGNIVIVPNAHLADTVMTNYHQPVEETSVTVKVGVSYDSDLDEVERITLEVARDVQRTVPGAVPDFEPLIRFNTFGELRIDFSVILRASEPSAQYLIVHEFIKRLHRRYREENIEIPYKPYESLPPAEEAKQERPELTAAR; from the coding sequence ATGACCCGGCCCGCGGACATCATGTCCTTCACCTTCGCGAGCGCCTGCCTGGTGTGCGGGGTGGTGCTCGGCATCCTCCTGCGCGCGCTGTTCGGCCGGCTCGCGCAGCGGGCCGCCTCCACCACCAGCCAGTGGGACGACCTGTGGTGGAACATGTTGCGGCAGATCGCCCTGCCCGCGACGGCCATCACCGGGGCGTGGTGGGCGACGAACATCCTGCGGCTGGAGGAGCCGGTACGCGGGTTCGTCGAGCGGGTGCTCCTCGCCGCGATCGTGCTCACGGTCTCGTTCACGATCGCGCAGTTCGCCGCCAACATGGTGCGCTCGGTCGCCCTCTCCCGATCGGGGGTGGCGAGGTCGGCGAGCATCTTCGTCCTGCTCACCCGCGGCACCATCGTCGGCGTCGGCGTCATGGTGCTGCTGCAGAGCATCGGCATATCGGTCGCGCCGCTGCTCACCGCGCTGGGCGTGGGCGGTCTCGCCGTCGCCCTCGCCCTGCAGGAGACGCTGCGCAACCTCTTCGCCGGCATCCAGATCCTGGCCTCGAAGAAGGTCCAGCCCGGCGACTTCGTGCGCCTCGACACCGGTGAGGAGGGGTACGTCGACGACATCAACTGGCGGAACACCACCGTGCGCCAGCTGTCCGGGAACATCGTGATCGTGCCGAACGCGCACCTCGCCGACACGGTGATGACGAACTACCACCAGCCGGTGGAGGAGACGTCCGTCACCGTGAAGGTCGGGGTGAGCTACGACAGCGACCTCGACGAGGTCGAGCGCATCACGCTCGAGGTGGCGCGTGACGTGCAGCGGACCGTTCCAGGCGCGGTGCCCGACTTCGAGCCGCTGATCCGCTTCAACACCTTCGGCGAGCTCCGGATCGACTTCTCGGTGATCCTGCGCGCGAGCGAGCCGTCGGCGCAGTACCTCATCGTGCACGAGTTCATCAAGCGCCTGCACCGGCGCTACCGCGAGGAGAACATCGAGATCCCCTACAAGCCCTACGAGTCGCTCCCGCCCGCCGAGGAGGCCAAGCAGGAGCGGCCCGAGCTCACCGCGGCCCGCTAG
- a CDS encoding RDD family protein has product MSYDQRTGERDRKVIETYTREVAALLPGPVRERRAIVAELTDHLTEAAEAGELDEALRRLGDPEAAAKSFARVRLADPAPATRRLVAAAVDNLPLIVLTVTLVLRDLATRDQVAWAFPPAWYIRLGDTFCVSSPFGCGGYDHAGALFTVGIPLALAWSVLGLGLIESRTGTTPGKYLLGLRVVTGTGLRISGISGIVRRLGFLLGPAAWLDWVPFLVGDRRRVLDRLAGTRVVLAAPREIAEPARAEPVT; this is encoded by the coding sequence ATGAGTTACGACCAGCGCACCGGCGAGCGCGACCGCAAGGTCATCGAGACGTACACGCGCGAGGTGGCCGCCCTGCTGCCGGGCCCCGTCCGGGAACGGCGGGCGATCGTCGCCGAACTCACCGATCACCTGACCGAGGCCGCCGAGGCGGGCGAACTGGACGAGGCGCTGCGCCGTCTCGGCGATCCCGAGGCGGCGGCGAAGTCCTTCGCCCGGGTACGGCTCGCCGACCCGGCCCCAGCCACGCGGCGCCTCGTGGCGGCCGCCGTCGACAACCTGCCGCTGATCGTGCTGACGGTCACCCTCGTGCTGCGGGACCTGGCCACGCGCGACCAGGTGGCCTGGGCGTTCCCGCCGGCGTGGTACATCCGCCTCGGCGACACCTTCTGCGTCTCCTCGCCGTTCGGCTGCGGCGGGTACGACCACGCCGGGGCGCTGTTCACGGTCGGCATCCCCCTCGCGCTGGCCTGGTCGGTGCTCGGGCTCGGCCTCATCGAGAGCCGTACCGGCACCACGCCCGGCAAGTATCTGCTGGGCCTGCGCGTGGTCACCGGCACCGGCCTGCGGATCAGCGGCATCTCCGGGATCGTCCGCCGCCTCGGCTTCCTCCTCGGCCCGGCGGCCTGGCTGGACTGGGTGCCGTTCCTGGTCGGCGACCGCCGGCGTGTGCTGGACCGGCTCGCCGGGACGAGGGTGGTCCTGGCCGCGCCCCGCGAGATCGCCGAACCGGCCCGGGCGGAGCCCGTGACGTGA
- a CDS encoding PadR family transcriptional regulator, which translates to MTDIDEEGAPTLHRLRRELARGTAELAVLSILSSGRRYGYELLKLLQSAGAGVLEIKEGTLYPLLHRLEDAGLIVSSWEVEGGRGRPRKYYSITGDGRVHLALLRAEWSELVEAMRALLDTLDGVHR; encoded by the coding sequence GTGACGGACATCGATGAGGAGGGCGCCCCGACGCTGCACCGGCTCCGGCGCGAGCTGGCCAGGGGCACCGCCGAGCTGGCCGTGTTGTCGATCCTCAGCTCGGGTCGGCGCTACGGGTACGAGCTGCTGAAACTGCTGCAGAGCGCCGGTGCGGGCGTGCTGGAGATCAAGGAGGGCACGCTCTACCCGCTGCTGCACCGCCTGGAGGACGCGGGACTCATCGTGTCCTCCTGGGAGGTGGAGGGCGGCCGGGGCAGGCCGCGGAAGTACTACTCGATCACGGGCGACGGCCGGGTTCACCTGGCCCTGCTGCGGGCGGAGTGGAGCGAGCTCGTCGAGGCGATGCGCGCCCTGCTCGACACATTGGACGGAGTGCACCGATGA
- a CDS encoding HNH endonuclease family protein, giving the protein MLAAAAALTGCGLVDAVGLETDAGSARSNGGSSEPGTNPLDNPDGTKPGLAPIISAKDKEEARALIEKLATRGRGPKTGYSREEYGYAWADTATGVPLARNGCDTRNDVLARDGTNLKYRSGSDCVLESMTIYDPYTGTTIEWRKAEAAKVQIDHVVPLSYSWQMGASRWPKAKRVQIANDPLNLLGVDGSTNSSKGDASPASWLPPNRRIRCAYVTRFAQVALKYDLPVTTADKSAMLEQCR; this is encoded by the coding sequence ATGCTGGCGGCGGCGGCCGCGCTGACCGGCTGTGGCCTGGTGGACGCGGTCGGTCTGGAGACGGACGCAGGGTCCGCCAGATCGAACGGCGGGTCGTCCGAACCGGGCACCAACCCCCTCGACAACCCGGACGGCACCAAGCCCGGGCTCGCGCCGATCATCTCGGCCAAGGACAAGGAGGAGGCCCGGGCCCTCATCGAGAAGCTCGCCACCAGGGGGCGCGGCCCCAAGACCGGCTACTCCCGCGAGGAGTACGGCTACGCCTGGGCGGACACGGCCACCGGCGTACCGCTCGCCCGCAACGGGTGCGACACCCGCAACGACGTGCTCGCCCGGGACGGCACGAACCTGAAGTACCGGTCCGGCTCCGACTGCGTGCTGGAGTCGATGACCATCTACGACCCCTACACGGGCACCACGATCGAGTGGCGCAAGGCCGAGGCGGCCAAGGTGCAGATCGACCACGTGGTGCCGCTGTCGTACAGCTGGCAGATGGGCGCCTCGCGCTGGCCGAAGGCGAAGCGGGTCCAGATCGCGAACGACCCGCTCAACCTGCTCGGCGTGGACGGCTCCACCAACTCCAGCAAGGGCGACGCCAGCCCTGCCTCCTGGCTTCCGCCGAACCGCAGGATTCGCTGCGCCTACGTGACGCGGTTCGCCCAGGTCGCGCTCAAGTACGACCTTCCGGTCACCACGGCCGACAAGAGCGCGATGCTGGAGCAGTGCCGCTGA
- a CDS encoding alpha/beta hydrolase family protein: MSCFDRALPLLGTPAERLRVPYRDGPNLPGYFFAAAGDGAPRPTVVIWGGGGGHGEELYFLAGVPEALARGLNVVLFHGPGQRGLLHHHPGQVMRADAEVPLGAVLDHVAARPEVRPDRIALYGLSFGGYLAPRAAAFDRRVAALVANAPILDIHEAIMDAITTALPTPPPPDAPDAFWDEVHRQAAALDWTLAATIENSMLWTTGAASLGEFLRLTRAFRLTDLVERITVPVLSLSADGESAVQRAQAASFHERLDVPHKRFHRLTVADGADAHCGIGNIALTSSIVYDWLAGVLAG; this comes from the coding sequence GTGTCCTGTTTCGACCGGGCGCTGCCGCTGCTCGGCACGCCGGCCGAGCGGCTGCGCGTGCCGTACCGCGACGGCCCGAACCTGCCCGGCTACTTCTTCGCCGCGGCAGGCGACGGCGCGCCCCGGCCCACCGTGGTGATCTGGGGCGGCGGCGGTGGGCACGGCGAGGAGCTGTACTTCCTCGCCGGGGTGCCCGAGGCGCTCGCCCGCGGGCTCAACGTCGTGCTGTTCCACGGGCCGGGGCAGCGCGGGCTGCTGCACCACCATCCCGGCCAGGTGATGCGCGCCGACGCCGAGGTGCCGCTCGGGGCGGTACTCGACCACGTGGCCGCGCGCCCCGAGGTACGGCCGGACCGGATCGCCCTGTACGGGCTGAGCTTCGGCGGCTATCTCGCGCCCCGCGCGGCGGCGTTCGACCGGCGCGTCGCGGCGCTCGTCGCCAACGCCCCGATCCTCGACATCCACGAGGCGATCATGGACGCGATCACCACGGCGCTGCCCACACCGCCACCGCCGGACGCGCCCGACGCGTTCTGGGACGAGGTCCACCGGCAGGCCGCGGCGCTGGACTGGACGCTCGCCGCGACGATCGAGAACTCCATGCTGTGGACCACAGGTGCCGCGTCGCTGGGCGAGTTCCTGCGCCTCACCCGGGCCTTCCGCCTGACCGACCTGGTCGAGAGGATCACCGTGCCCGTGCTGTCGCTGTCCGCGGACGGGGAGAGCGCGGTGCAGCGGGCCCAGGCCGCGTCCTTCCACGAGCGCCTCGACGTCCCGCACAAGCGGTTCCACCGGCTGACCGTGGCCGACGGCGCCGACGCGCACTGCGGCATCGGCAACATCGCCCTGACCTCGTCGATCGTCTACGACTGGCTGGCCGGGGTGCTCGCGGGCTGA
- a CDS encoding TetR/AcrR family transcriptional regulator, which produces MSHSLQAARTRRLIRQAFVELVDEKGFTEVTVSDIAARAMVNRATFYRHFRDKYHVAEQIFAEIAAEIPLDADPAAQDPTDRVRSWTRFFERFATHAKLFRPLLGRRGDPAFTAHLRELCVQVARRRLGTARRTCPLAGRTPSGIPEDLVLFLAANHIVATLSWWLEDGRHHTPEQMATTVVQFFSQGYFRALGLHDLPLGDRK; this is translated from the coding sequence ATGTCGCATAGCCTTCAGGCCGCCCGCACGCGACGGCTGATCCGCCAGGCGTTCGTGGAGCTGGTCGACGAAAAGGGCTTCACCGAGGTGACCGTTTCGGACATCGCGGCCCGCGCGATGGTCAATCGGGCCACGTTCTACCGCCACTTCCGGGACAAGTACCACGTGGCCGAGCAGATTTTCGCCGAGATCGCCGCCGAGATCCCCCTCGACGCGGACCCCGCCGCCCAGGATCCGACCGACCGCGTACGGTCATGGACCCGGTTCTTCGAGCGTTTCGCCACGCACGCCAAACTGTTCCGCCCGCTCCTCGGCCGCCGCGGCGACCCCGCCTTCACCGCCCACCTGCGCGAACTCTGCGTCCAGGTGGCCCGCCGGCGGCTCGGCACGGCCAGGCGGACCTGCCCCCTCGCCGGGCGCACGCCGTCCGGCATCCCCGAGGACCTGGTCCTCTTCCTCGCCGCCAACCACATCGTCGCCACCCTGAGCTGGTGGCTGGAGGACGGCCGCCACCACACCCCGGAACAGATGGCCACCACCGTCGTGCAATTCTTCAGCCAGGGCTACTTCCGCGCCCTCGGCCTCCACGATCTCCCTCTCGGTGACCGCAAATGA